The Amycolatopsis endophytica genome includes the window GGCGCGGGCAACGCGTGCTGTACGTGACCGAACGAGCCGTGTTCCGGCTGACCGGCGAGGGTGTGGAGCTCGTCGAGATCGCGCCCGGAGTGGACCTGCACCGGGACGTGCTCGACCGGATGGGATTCGCGCCCGTCCTGCGAACCGAGCCCCGGCTGATGGACCCTCGCCTGTTCCGGGCCGGCCCGGCCGGGCTCAAGCCCCGCCCGCGCCGTGACACAGAAAGGCCGCACCACTCATGACCGACGCGTTCGACGGCATCCGCATCCTCGATTTCACCCAGCTCGAACAGGGCCCCTCGGCGACCCAGGTCCTCGCCGACTTCGGCGCCGAGGTGATCAAGGTGGAGCGGATCGACAAGGGTGAGATCGGCCGGTTCCAGCCGCCGTTCCTCGCCGGCGGCTACAGCCCGCACTGGTCGGCGACCAACCGGAACAAGAAGAGCATCAGCGTCGACGTCAAATCCACGGCCGGACGGGACCTGATCCACACTCTCGCCAAGGACGCCGACATCGTCGCGAGCAACTTCAGGCCCGGCGTGATGGACCGCCTCGGGTTGGGCTGGGAACAGTTGTCGAAGATCAACCCCCGGATCATCGTCGCCTACGCCTCCGGGTACGGGCTGTCCGGTCCCTACACGCACCGGCGCGGCCAGGACCTCGCCGCACAGGCGATCAGCGGGCTCATGGCACTGACCGGCAGCCAGGACACCGGACCGGTGCCGACCGGCACCTTCATGATCGACTACCTGGCCTCGATGCAGTTCGCCCAGGGCATGATGATCGCGCTGGCCGCCCGCGAGAAGACCGGCCGCGGTCAGGTCGTCGACTCCAACCTGCTCAACGCCGCCATCACCAGCCACCTGCAGGAAGGCACCACCTACCTCAACACCGGGCAGCGGTTCGACCGCCCTGGAGCTGGCATCGCGCACGCTCACAACACCGCCCTATACGGCTACTACGAAGCCGCCGACGGCCTGTGGTTCACCCTCATCGGCGAGTTCTACGTGGACCAGCAGTGGCAACGCGCCGCCCGGGCCTGCGACCTCCCGCGGGAGGTCGCCGAGGACCCGCGCTTCCAGACCATCGAAGGCCTGCGCGAACATCCCCGGGAGACACACGGCCTGCTCGCCGACGCCATCGCGAAGTACCCGCGCGCGGAGATCATGGCCCGCTTCGAAGCCGAGGACGTGCTCGTCGCACCCGTCCACGACTACGACGCCGTGTTCGACGACCCGCAGGTCCGGCACAACGGACTGGTACTCGAATCCGAAGTGGACGGTGTCGGTCCGGTCAAGTTCGTCGGCATGCCCGTCTCCCTCTCCGACACGCCCGCCCGGCTGCGCCACGTCCCGCCCACCATCGGAGAGCACAACGACGACGTCCTCACCGCCGCCGGCCTGAGCCCGCAGCGGATCGCCGAACTCAAAGCCGCCGGTGTCGTCGGCTCCGAACGCGACCGCGAACGCGCCGGCGGCGCCGCCGCCTGGTCCTGAACGCCTCAAGGAGAACCACTTCGTGACCACTCTCGCCTCGACCGACCTCGTGCTGCCCACCGCCGGCGGCGGCACCGTCCGGCACGCCATGCACGAACCGGTCGACTACCCGCGCCATCCCGCACCGTTCACCTCGCGCACCGTGCTCGCGGCCGCGCACGTCGTCGCCGACGCCCGCGCCGACTACCAGCCCGGTCAGGCGCCGCCGATCGACTGGGAAGCTACGATCGCCTTCCGCAAGCACTTGTTCAGCTACGGCATCGGCATCGCGGAAGCCATGGACACCACCGAACGCGGCCCTGGCGGGCTGCAGTGGCCGCAGGCGAAGGAACTGATCCGGCTCGGTGTGGCCGCCGCCCGCGAGGCGGGCGCGGCCTGCGTCGCCGGCGCCGGTACCGACCAGATCACCTCGCCCCGTCCGGCTCTGTCCGAAATCGTCGACGCCTACACCGAACAGCTCGAGTTCGTGCAGGCGCAGGGCAGCGCCGCGGTGATCCGCGCCAGTCACGCGCTGGTTGCCGCCGCGAAGTCGGAGGACGACTACCTCGGGGTCTACCGGGACGTGCTCGCCAGGACCGACAAACCCGCGATCGTGCACTGGCTGGGCACCGGCTTCGACCCCACACTCGCCGGCTACTGGGGACACACCGACGTGCGCCGCGCGATGGATGTCGTCATCGACATGGCGCGGGAGAACGCCGACCGCCTCGAAGGCATCAAGTTCAGCCTGCTCGACGAGGAACTGGAAAAGGAGTTCCGCCGCCGCCTGCCCACCGGGGTCAAGGTGTTCACTGGCGACGACTACGGCTACACGAACCTGCTGCTGGGCGACGGGGCGCACCACAGCCACGGCCTGCTCGGCGTGCTCGACCCCCTCGCGCCCATCGCCTCGGCCGCGTTCACCGCCCTCGACGCCGGGGATGAGCAGGGCTTCGCCGACACCCTGAACGCCTCGATCCCCATGGCGGTCAAGATGTTCGAGGCGCCCGCCGACCGGTACAAGGTCGGCACGGTCTTCGTCGCCTGGCTTTCCGGGCACCAGGACCACTTCCGGATGGTCACCGGCCGGGAAGGCATGCGGTCACTGCAGCACCTGACCGACCTGTTCGTCCTCACCGACGCACTCGGCCTGTTCCCCGACCCCGAACTCGCCGCGAACCGCATGCGGCTGTTGCTCGCCGTCGGAGGGGTGGAGTGACCACCGCGCCTCTGCCCCCGGTGCGCAGGGTGACCGCCGCCGATGTGCGCGCGGCACTCGCGGGCGCGCGCCGCGTCGTGTTCCTCGACGACGACCCCACCGGTACCCAGACCGTGCGCGACCTGCCGGTGCTGACGCGGTGGACAGTCGAGGACGTGCGCTGGGCCCTGCGCCAGGACACCGCCGGATTCTTCGTGCTCACCAACACCCGCAGCCTCGCCCCGGCCGACGCCGCGGCGCGCGACCGGGAAGTCGTGACAGCCTGTCTGCGAGCCGCCGAAGGAGAAGGCGCCGGGCTGGTCTTCGCCAGCCGCAGCGACTCCACCCTGCGCGGCCACTTCCCGCTGGAAACCGACGTCATCGGCGAGGTGCTCGCCCAACACGGGGACACCGTGGACGCCGTCGTGCTCGCGCCCGCCTTCACCGACGCCGGACGGGTGACGCTCGGCGGGACGCACTACCTGCGCTCCGCCGACGGCCTGACCCCGGTCGCCGACACCGAGTTCGCGAAGGACGCCACGTTCGGCTTCACCTCCTCCCGTCTGGCCGACTGGGTGACCGAGAAGAGCGCCGGCCGCATCCCCGCCGCGGATGTCACCGAACTGACCCTCGACGACATCCGGGGCGGCACCACGCAGAGCCTGTGCGACCGGCTCAACGGCGTCGTCGTTCTCGACACCGCCGAAGACGACGACCTCCGCGCCGGGGTGCTGGCGATCCTGGCCGCTGAGGAAGCCGGGAAGACACTGGTCTATCGCGTCGGGCCGTCGTTCGTCCGGGCCCGCACCGGACAGGACGCCACACCACCGATCGAGGACGACACCCTCGCCACGCTCCTCCGGCCGGACGCGCACGGACTGGTCGTCGTCGGCTCGCACGTCGGGCTCACCAGCAGGCAACTCGCCAGGCTCGGCGAGCGCCGCCACTTCGCCCACGTCGAACTGGACGTCCCGGCCATCCTCGACGACGCCGAGGACCACATCCACGACGCCGTGGCGCGGGCGGTCGAGGCGCTCGGGAGCGACCTGGTCGTGCTGAGCACGTCCCGCAAGTTGGTCGCCGGCGCCGACGAGGCCGAAAGCCTGGACATCGCCCGGCGGGTCAGTGCCGCGCTCACCACGACCGCCCGCCGGATCGTCCAGGCGCGACGGCCCGCGTTCGTGGTCGCCAAGGGCGGGATCACCTCGTCCGACGTCGCCACCGTCTCGCTGGGCATCGACCGCGCGTGGGTCCGCGGGTCGATGCTGCCCGGGATCGTGTCGCTGTGGGAGCCGGTCTCCGGCCCCGCGCGCGGACTTCCCTACGTCGTGTTCGCCGGCAACGTCGGCGACGAGAACTCACTGGCGGATGTCATCGACCGGCTGGAGGCACTGTGACCACACGGATCGTGATCACTGGAGGTTCCGGATTCCTCGGCACGCTCCTCGCCCGGCGGCTGCTGGCCGGCCCCGTGGCGCTCGGCGGAACGGCTCCCGCCGAGGTCGGCGAGCTGGTCCTCGCCGACCTCGTCCCGCCCCAGGAAGACCTGTCCACCGACCCCCGGGTGCGGCCGCTCGTCGGCGAACTCGGCGACACCGTGCCGGAACTCGGCGAGGTGGACGCGATCTTCCACCTCGCCGGAGTGGTCAGCGGCGCCGCCGAAGCCGATTTCGACCTCGGCATGCGCACCAACCTCGACGGCACCCGTGCCCTGCTGGAGTACGCACGCGGCCTGCCGGCCCCACCGGTGCTGGTGTTCTCCAGCTCGCTCGCGGTGTTCGGCAACGACCCCGCGCTGCCGCCGCTGGACGTAGTGGACGACGATACGGTGCCGCGGCCGCAGTCCAGCTACGGAATCCAGAAGTTCATCGGGGAGCAGCTGGTGGCCGACTACACCCGCAAGGGTTTCGCGCGCGGCCGGTCGGTGCGGCTGATGACGGTGTCCGTCCGGCCCGGTAAACCGAACGCCGCCGCGTCGAGCTTCCTGTCCGGCATCATCCGCGAACCACTGGCAGGGGAGCGCGCGGTGTGCCCCGTCCCCGCCGACACGCCGATCGCGCTGTCCTCACCCCGGCGCACGCTCGAGGGCCTGCTGCGCGCCGCCGAAGTGGACGAGGCCACCTGGGGCAGCCGCACCGCGATGAACCTGCCCGCCCTCACCACCACACCCCGCGACATGGCCGCCGCGCTCGACCGCGTCGCCGGCGCCGGCACCAGCGACCTCATCGACTGGACCGACGACCCGCTCATCGGCGTGATCGTGCGCAGCTGGCCCGCCGTGTTCCGCACCCCCCGTGCGCACTCCCTCGGCCTGGAGCCCGAACAGTCCTTCGACGACATCGTCCGCGACTACCTCAATGACAACCCAGGAGCCCGATCATGACCACCGGCAACGAAGCCGCCGCCCCTGCCGGAAGCGAGGGCCGCCGACCCGCCGGCGATTCCGGAACCGTCCGCACCCCGGCGCAAGTCCGTCGCGTCGCCCTTGCCGGCGGCATCGGCACCCTCATCGAGTACTACGACTACGCCCTCTACGGCTACGTCTCGACGATCATCGCGCCACTGTTCTTCCCCGGCAGCGACCCGGTCGCGTCCCTGCTGGCGGTGCTGGCCGTGTTCGCACTGTCCTATGTGGTCCGCCCGCTCGGCGGGATCTTCTTCGGCTGGGTCGGCGACCGCTACGGGCGCAGGCAGGCGCTGATGGTCACGGTGATCGGCATCGGTGTGGCCAACACCGCGATCGGCGTGCTGCCGACCTACGCCGTGGCCGGGGTACTGGCACCGGTCCTGCTCGTGCTCGTGCGCGTCGCCCAAGGGTTCTTCGCCGGCGGGGAGGTCGGCGGCGCCGCGACGGTGATCGCCGAAGCAGCGCCCCGGGGCAAGCGGGCCCGCTACGGCGCCTTCACCCCCATGGGCACCAACGGCGGCTTCGCGATCGCCTCGGCCGCCATCGGCATCGTCTCCGGCGTGCTGGCCACCCAGCAGCTCAACACCTGGGGCTGGCGCATCCCGTTCCTGATCGGTCTGCCGCTGACCGTCGTCTGCTACTTCGCCCGCCGCATGCTGCCCGACATCGACCAGAAGGTCTCGCTCGGCAAGCACGGCTTCCCGCTCGTGACGGCGCTGAAGAGCTACCCCGGTTCGCTGCTGCAGGCCACCGCCCTCGGAGTCGGCGTCCAGGGCGCGGCCTACATCGGATCGACCTTCATCAGCATCTACCTGGTGTCCAACCTGCACTACCCCAAGTCGCCGGTGTACTGGATCACCGCCGGCGTAACTCTCTTCGCCGTGGCACTGATGCCCTTCACAGGGCGCCTCGCCGACCGCATCGGCACGTTCAAGGTCGCCACGATCGGGCTCGCCGGGTACGCGATCGTCACCTACCCCGCGTTCCTGCTGATGGACATCGGCAACCTCGGCCTGGCAGCGCTCGGCTACGTCGCGATCATGGTGAACATGGCGTTCCTGCAGGTCGCCTCGTTCACCCTGACGCCCCGCCTGTTCCCCGACGAGGTCCGCTACACCGGCACCGCGCTGGCCACCAACATCTCCGTCGTCATCGCCGGCGGCACCGCGCCCTACGTGGCCACCTGGCTCGTCCAGCAGACCCACGACCTGCGCTCGCCCTACTACTTCGTCGCCACGACGTGCCTGATCGGCCTGATCGCGATCGCCACCATGCGCAAGCGGCTCGCCTCCGACTTCGCCGCGGCGGGCGCGCGGTGAGAGCAGACCTCCGGGAGCTGGTGACGCGGCAGGTGAAGGCGGGAGCGGCGGTTCCCGCGTTCACCTGCTACGGCGCCGACACCGCGCTGGCCGTCGTCGCCGCGGCCGAGGCTCTGCGGCTTCCGGTCGTCCTTCTCGTCGCGCCCTCCAGCGCCACCGCCGCCTCCGGTCCGAAGCTGATCGCGACGTTGCGGCACATCGCCGACGACTCGGCCGTGCCGGTCTGCGTCCAGCTCGACCACGCCAAGGACGAGGCGGTGATCCGGAGAGGAATCGACGCCGGCGCCGACGCTGTGCTCGCCGACGGATCACACCTGCCGCCGGAGGACAACGCCGCCTTCGTCCGGCGGGTCCGGCAATTCGCCCGACCCGCCGGAGTGGTGGTGGAAGCGGAGCTCGGAAGCGTGCCCGGGGCCGAAGACCAAGCCGGCGCCCACAGCGCCGACATGGCGGGGAAAACCGATCCGGCGACGGTCAGCCCGTTCCTGACGGCCTCGGGTGCCCAGCTGCTCGCCTGCGGCGTGGGCAACGTGCACGGCCTCTACCGGGGCGAGCCCGCACTCGACTGGCGGCTGCTGGCCGCGATACGCGCGCAGGCGGGCGACGTGCCCCTGGTCCTGCACGGCGCCTCCGGACTGGCCGAGACTGATCTGCGCGCCGCGGCTTCCGCGGGAGTCG containing:
- the denD gene encoding D-erythronate dehydrogenase — its product is MTTRIVITGGSGFLGTLLARRLLAGPVALGGTAPAEVGELVLADLVPPQEDLSTDPRVRPLVGELGDTVPELGEVDAIFHLAGVVSGAAEADFDLGMRTNLDGTRALLEYARGLPAPPVLVFSSSLAVFGNDPALPPLDVVDDDTVPRPQSSYGIQKFIGEQLVADYTRKGFARGRSVRLMTVSVRPGKPNAAASSFLSGIIREPLAGERAVCPVPADTPIALSSPRRTLEGLLRAAEVDEATWGSRTAMNLPALTTTPRDMAAALDRVAGAGTSDLIDWTDDPLIGVIVRSWPAVFRTPRAHSLGLEPEQSFDDIVRDYLNDNPGARS
- a CDS encoding class II fructose-bisphosphate aldolase is translated as MRADLRELVTRQVKAGAAVPAFTCYGADTALAVVAAAEALRLPVVLLVAPSSATAASGPKLIATLRHIADDSAVPVCVQLDHAKDEAVIRRGIDAGADAVLADGSHLPPEDNAAFVRRVRQFARPAGVVVEAELGSVPGAEDQAGAHSADMAGKTDPATVSPFLTASGAQLLACGVGNVHGLYRGEPALDWRLLAAIRAQAGDVPLVLHGASGLAETDLRAAASAGVGKVNVNTELRTAMLDAIERNIAACRSAGEDMLTLAGATASAADEVARHLLSVMADVSAPSAGMGVVRSPEPAQSG
- a CDS encoding four-carbon acid sugar kinase family protein — protein: MTTAPLPPVRRVTAADVRAALAGARRVVFLDDDPTGTQTVRDLPVLTRWTVEDVRWALRQDTAGFFVLTNTRSLAPADAAARDREVVTACLRAAEGEGAGLVFASRSDSTLRGHFPLETDVIGEVLAQHGDTVDAVVLAPAFTDAGRVTLGGTHYLRSADGLTPVADTEFAKDATFGFTSSRLADWVTEKSAGRIPAADVTELTLDDIRGGTTQSLCDRLNGVVVLDTAEDDDLRAGVLAILAAEEAGKTLVYRVGPSFVRARTGQDATPPIEDDTLATLLRPDAHGLVVVGSHVGLTSRQLARLGERRHFAHVELDVPAILDDAEDHIHDAVARAVEALGSDLVVLSTSRKLVAGADEAESLDIARRVSAALTTTARRIVQARRPAFVVAKGGITSSDVATVSLGIDRAWVRGSMLPGIVSLWEPVSGPARGLPYVVFAGNVGDENSLADVIDRLEAL
- a CDS encoding DUF993 family protein, giving the protein MTTLASTDLVLPTAGGGTVRHAMHEPVDYPRHPAPFTSRTVLAAAHVVADARADYQPGQAPPIDWEATIAFRKHLFSYGIGIAEAMDTTERGPGGLQWPQAKELIRLGVAAAREAGAACVAGAGTDQITSPRPALSEIVDAYTEQLEFVQAQGSAAVIRASHALVAAAKSEDDYLGVYRDVLARTDKPAIVHWLGTGFDPTLAGYWGHTDVRRAMDVVIDMARENADRLEGIKFSLLDEELEKEFRRRLPTGVKVFTGDDYGYTNLLLGDGAHHSHGLLGVLDPLAPIASAAFTALDAGDEQGFADTLNASIPMAVKMFEAPADRYKVGTVFVAWLSGHQDHFRMVTGREGMRSLQHLTDLFVLTDALGLFPDPELAANRMRLLLAVGGVE
- a CDS encoding CaiB/BaiF CoA transferase family protein — encoded protein: MTDAFDGIRILDFTQLEQGPSATQVLADFGAEVIKVERIDKGEIGRFQPPFLAGGYSPHWSATNRNKKSISVDVKSTAGRDLIHTLAKDADIVASNFRPGVMDRLGLGWEQLSKINPRIIVAYASGYGLSGPYTHRRGQDLAAQAISGLMALTGSQDTGPVPTGTFMIDYLASMQFAQGMMIALAAREKTGRGQVVDSNLLNAAITSHLQEGTTYLNTGQRFDRPGAGIAHAHNTALYGYYEAADGLWFTLIGEFYVDQQWQRAARACDLPREVAEDPRFQTIEGLREHPRETHGLLADAIAKYPRAEIMARFEAEDVLVAPVHDYDAVFDDPQVRHNGLVLESEVDGVGPVKFVGMPVSLSDTPARLRHVPPTIGEHNDDVLTAAGLSPQRIAELKAAGVVGSERDRERAGGAAAWS
- a CDS encoding MFS transporter, whose amino-acid sequence is MTTGNEAAAPAGSEGRRPAGDSGTVRTPAQVRRVALAGGIGTLIEYYDYALYGYVSTIIAPLFFPGSDPVASLLAVLAVFALSYVVRPLGGIFFGWVGDRYGRRQALMVTVIGIGVANTAIGVLPTYAVAGVLAPVLLVLVRVAQGFFAGGEVGGAATVIAEAAPRGKRARYGAFTPMGTNGGFAIASAAIGIVSGVLATQQLNTWGWRIPFLIGLPLTVVCYFARRMLPDIDQKVSLGKHGFPLVTALKSYPGSLLQATALGVGVQGAAYIGSTFISIYLVSNLHYPKSPVYWITAGVTLFAVALMPFTGRLADRIGTFKVATIGLAGYAIVTYPAFLLMDIGNLGLAALGYVAIMVNMAFLQVASFTLTPRLFPDEVRYTGTALATNISVVIAGGTAPYVATWLVQQTHDLRSPYYFVATTCLIGLIAIATMRKRLASDFAAAGAR